Proteins encoded within one genomic window of Candidatus Zymogenus saltonus:
- the scpB gene encoding SMC-Scp complex subunit ScpB, producing the protein MEREKLIGIVEALIFASEKPLRIDDIKRVLPEAQHKEIRDAIDDLKKIYDEGSGGIFIAEVARGFQFRTRPEFAPFVKEMLDSRPKKLSRAAMETLSIIAYRQPIIRSDIERIRGVDCGGVVKVLLDRKLIKILGKRDVIGKPIIYGTTQEFLETFGLKDLKSLPTLKETGDLFTEGEIEEQKEFLFPDEEDQT; encoded by the coding sequence TTGGAAAGGGAAAAGCTTATCGGGATAGTCGAGGCCCTTATCTTCGCCTCGGAAAAACCGTTGAGGATAGATGATATAAAAAGAGTCCTGCCCGAGGCCCAGCACAAGGAGATAAGGGACGCCATCGATGACCTCAAGAAGATATACGATGAGGGAAGCGGGGGGATATTTATCGCCGAGGTGGCCAGGGGCTTCCAGTTCAGGACGCGGCCCGAATTCGCCCCCTTCGTCAAGGAGATGCTCGACTCCAGGCCGAAGAAGCTTTCCCGGGCGGCGATGGAGACGCTCTCCATCATCGCCTACCGCCAGCCGATCATACGCTCGGACATTGAGCGCATCAGGGGCGTCGACTGCGGTGGGGTCGTAAAGGTACTTTTGGACAGAAAGCTGATAAAGATCCTCGGCAAGAGGGACGTGATAGGAAAACCGATAATCTACGGCACCACCCAGGAGTTCTTGGAGACGTTCGGCCTTAAGGATTTAAAGTCTCTCCCCACCCTGAAGGAGACCGGGGACCTCTTCACCGAAGGGGAGATAGAAGAGCAGAAGGAGTTCCTCTTTCCAGATGAAGAAGATCAGACTTAA
- a CDS encoding rRNA pseudouridine synthase: MKKIRLNRVISRAGLSSLRGADELIRSGRVTVNGSVVTEMGLTVDPKSESICVDGEELSAVKKKHYYLFFKPKGVVSTMTDPEGRITVSDYTSGLSVRVFPAGRLDYDADGLILLTNDGDVANLITHPKTKLPKTYQVKVSGSLSKKYLEKFRKGIPIDGKQTLPAKIVPLKVTDNNSWYDVTLMEGRNRQIKKMFRYFRMRVLKLRRISIGPLYLEGLSPGEIRKLTKDETASLLKSLKLDRER; the protein is encoded by the coding sequence ATGAAGAAGATCAGACTTAACAGGGTCATATCGAGGGCCGGGCTTTCGTCACTGAGAGGCGCCGATGAGCTTATCAGAAGCGGCAGAGTCACGGTCAATGGAAGCGTCGTCACCGAGATGGGACTTACCGTCGACCCGAAGAGCGAATCGATCTGCGTGGACGGCGAGGAGCTCTCCGCCGTAAAGAAAAAACATTACTACCTATTTTTCAAGCCGAAGGGGGTGGTCTCCACGATGACCGACCCGGAGGGGAGGATCACGGTCTCCGACTACACGTCGGGTCTTTCCGTCAGGGTCTTTCCGGCGGGGAGGCTCGACTACGACGCCGACGGCCTTATCCTTCTCACCAACGACGGCGATGTTGCGAACCTCATAACCCACCCCAAGACTAAGCTCCCGAAGACCTACCAGGTCAAGGTCTCCGGGTCGCTCTCAAAAAAATATCTCGAAAAGTTCCGAAAGGGAATCCCTATAGACGGCAAACAAACGCTGCCGGCGAAGATCGTCCCCCTGAAAGTCACCGACAACAACTCCTGGTACGACGTCACGCTGATGGAGGGGAGAAACCGGCAGATAAAGAAGATGTTTCGCTACTTCAGGATGCGCGTTCTGAAGTTAAGGAGGATATCGATCGGCCCCCTCTACCTCGAGGGGCTCTCCCCCGGCGAAATCAGAAAGCTGACAAAGGACGAGACCGCGTCTCTCTTGAAATCCCTCAAACTCGACAGAGAAAGATAA
- a CDS encoding aminopeptidase P family protein: MTNRLSGFTADELSRRSKVAADAVSEAGLDGLLILQDCDIYYFTSTAQSGALFISGNGEGVFYVIRDFERARAESRFPNIVPLRGLKLLPDALREGGFENLKRIGLEFDVLPVKNYLYLKKLFPKMEFADASSIIRKIRSVKSPVERELMVKAGEMHTEMFNALPSLFTPGAREIDIAAGIEAFFRKSGHQGIIRMRGFNQKLFYGVALSGTSGAVTSTLDGPVSGPGLSPSFPQGASAKVIGKNEAILVDMVSAYEGYVADGARTLYIESLPEKAREAHDCSLMVEKRIVSLARPGAVTGEIYEEAKRMADDSGFGENFMGLPGKNVPFVAHGIGLELDELPVISRGGKDILEVGNVIALEPKFVFDDIGAVGVENSYFIGPDGPELLTKAPISPIKVDIRVEP; encoded by the coding sequence ATGACGAACAGATTGTCCGGTTTTACGGCCGATGAGCTCTCCCGCCGCTCGAAGGTTGCCGCTGATGCCGTATCCGAGGCGGGCCTGGACGGGCTTTTGATACTCCAGGACTGCGACATATACTATTTCACCTCCACCGCCCAGAGCGGGGCGCTTTTCATCTCCGGCAACGGCGAGGGGGTTTTTTACGTCATCAGGGACTTCGAGAGGGCGAGGGCGGAGTCGAGGTTTCCGAACATCGTCCCCCTAAGAGGCCTCAAGCTCCTCCCGGACGCTCTGAGAGAAGGCGGATTCGAGAACCTCAAGAGGATCGGCCTCGAATTCGACGTCCTTCCGGTCAAGAACTACCTTTATCTTAAAAAACTTTTTCCAAAGATGGAGTTCGCCGACGCCTCCTCGATTATCAGGAAGATCAGGTCGGTCAAATCGCCCGTGGAGAGGGAGCTGATGGTAAAGGCGGGGGAGATGCACACCGAGATGTTCAATGCCCTGCCTTCCCTCTTCACGCCCGGGGCGAGGGAGATAGACATAGCCGCCGGGATAGAGGCGTTCTTCAGAAAATCTGGACACCAGGGGATAATCAGGATGCGGGGCTTTAACCAGAAGCTCTTTTACGGGGTGGCGCTCTCGGGGACTTCAGGCGCCGTCACCTCGACGCTGGACGGGCCGGTCTCGGGCCCGGGACTCTCCCCATCGTTTCCCCAGGGGGCATCGGCGAAGGTTATCGGGAAAAACGAGGCTATCCTGGTCGACATGGTGAGCGCCTACGAGGGCTACGTCGCCGACGGCGCCAGGACGCTTTACATCGAAAGCCTTCCGGAAAAGGCCAGGGAGGCGCACGACTGTTCCCTTATGGTTGAAAAAAGGATCGTCTCCCTCGCAAGGCCGGGGGCGGTGACCGGGGAGATATACGAGGAGGCAAAGAGGATGGCTGACGATTCCGGCTTCGGCGAGAACTTCATGGGACTCCCGGGGAAAAACGTCCCCTTCGTCGCCCACGGGATAGGCCTGGAGCTGGACGAGCTGCCGGTGATATCGAGGGGGGGAAAAGACATTCTCGAGGTCGGAAACGTCATCGCCCTGGAGCCGAAGTTCGTCTTCGATGATATCGGCGCCGTCGGGGTGGAAAACAGCTACTTCATAGGCCCGGACGGCCCGGAGCTCTTGACGAAGGCGCCGATATCCCCCATAAAGGTCGATATAAGGGTCGAGCCGTAG
- a CDS encoding ABC transporter ATP-binding protein, which produces MENAVVVEELTRRFGDFVAVDRVSFAVKKGEIFGFLGPNGAGKSTTIRMLTGILMPTSGDAKILGYDVYKEVEEIKENIGYMSQKFSLYNDLTVMENIEFYGGIYRVAEEKREERYEWALRMSGLTDKSDTMTGDLPVGWKQRLALGCAVLHEPKLLFLDEPTSGVDPASRRDFWELITRMAEGGTTVFVTTHYMDEAEHCDRLGLIYKARLITLGSPEELKTEFMKGKVLEIETSDTLTASEIAVGIEDVFEVAVFGSALHVVVGDVKKVKARLKKAINDAGIEIFNIDQIEPSLEDVFVSLIFAEDMAEENHI; this is translated from the coding sequence ATGGAAAATGCGGTGGTAGTTGAGGAGCTGACGAGGCGCTTCGGCGATTTTGTTGCCGTGGACAGGGTAAGCTTTGCCGTCAAGAAGGGCGAGATATTCGGCTTTCTGGGCCCGAACGGCGCCGGAAAATCGACCACGATAAGGATGCTAACCGGGATATTGATGCCCACGTCGGGAGACGCGAAGATCCTCGGGTATGACGTCTACAAGGAGGTGGAGGAGATAAAGGAGAACATCGGCTACATGTCCCAGAAGTTCTCCCTCTACAACGACCTGACGGTGATGGAGAACATCGAGTTCTACGGCGGTATCTACAGGGTAGCGGAAGAAAAGCGCGAGGAGCGCTACGAATGGGCCTTGAGGATGTCCGGGCTGACAGACAAGAGCGACACCATGACTGGGGATCTCCCTGTCGGCTGGAAACAGAGGCTGGCGCTCGGGTGCGCCGTCCTCCACGAGCCGAAGCTCCTCTTTCTGGACGAGCCGACCAGCGGCGTCGACCCCGCCTCCCGGCGCGACTTCTGGGAGCTGATAACGAGGATGGCCGAGGGGGGCACCACGGTCTTCGTCACCACCCACTACATGGACGAGGCGGAGCACTGCGACAGGCTGGGCCTGATCTACAAGGCGAGGCTCATAACGCTGGGGAGCCCGGAGGAGCTGAAGACCGAGTTCATGAAGGGAAAGGTCTTAGAGATTGAGACGTCGGACACCCTCACGGCGTCCGAGATCGCCGTCGGGATTGAAGACGTCTTTGAGGTGGCGGTTTTCGGGAGCGCGCTGCACGTGGTTGTGGGGGACGTCAAAAAGGTAAAGGCGAGGCTCAAGAAGGCGATCAATGATGCGGGGATCGAGATCTTCAATATCGATCAAATCGAGCCTTCTCTCGAGGACGTCTTCGTCTCCCTCATCTTCGCCGAGGATATGGCTGAGGAGAACCATATCTGA
- a CDS encoding ABC transporter permease, with protein sequence MFRAINGAFAERIKYILKKELTQIFRDKRMRAIIFIPPILQLIVLGYAASTDVRHISTAVLDADRTEISRQFIKEFDSGIYFDVTHYLSSPKEADPLIDRGEVSTFIYIKKGFGESIKAGKSAGALIIVDGTDSSTASVVLNYVNRIVASYLDKMLKEKSAMLRGMTTEDGAPIMFSTVSLDERTWYNEDLKSRNFYIPGIFGLLLVLIGVMLTSMAIVKEREVGTLEQIIVTPIRSYELIIGKLLPFTIIGYIDVVLILLVAVFWFRVPFEGSVIFLFGATAFFLLPALGIGLFISTISATQQEAMMSTFLFLFPAMMLSGFVFPIESMPWIIRVLTYLNPLRYMMTILRGIFLKGTGPAEHMFDLLGLLLLGILVIGLSSVRFTKRMK encoded by the coding sequence GTGTTTAGGGCGATAAACGGGGCGTTTGCGGAGCGCATAAAATATATCCTCAAAAAGGAGCTTACCCAGATATTCCGGGACAAGCGGATGCGGGCCATCATATTCATTCCTCCAATACTGCAGCTTATCGTCCTCGGGTACGCCGCCTCGACGGACGTGAGGCACATATCGACCGCCGTCCTCGACGCCGACAGGACGGAGATAAGCCGCCAGTTCATAAAGGAGTTCGACTCCGGAATCTATTTCGACGTCACCCATTACCTCTCCTCGCCGAAGGAGGCCGATCCCCTGATAGACAGGGGGGAGGTGAGCACCTTTATATATATAAAGAAAGGGTTCGGGGAGAGCATAAAGGCGGGAAAGAGCGCGGGCGCCCTCATCATCGTCGACGGGACCGACTCCAGCACCGCATCGGTGGTGTTGAATTACGTCAACCGGATCGTGGCGTCCTATCTGGATAAGATGCTCAAGGAAAAGAGCGCAATGTTGAGGGGGATGACCACAGAAGACGGCGCCCCTATCATGTTCTCCACCGTGAGCCTTGACGAGAGGACCTGGTACAACGAAGACCTGAAGAGCAGGAATTTCTACATCCCCGGGATCTTCGGGCTCCTTCTGGTTCTCATCGGGGTAATGCTTACTTCCATGGCAATCGTGAAGGAGAGGGAGGTTGGGACTCTGGAGCAGATAATCGTGACGCCTATAAGGTCTTACGAGCTCATCATCGGAAAGCTCCTTCCCTTTACAATTATAGGCTACATAGACGTGGTTCTGATCTTGCTCGTCGCCGTCTTCTGGTTTCGGGTGCCCTTCGAGGGGAGCGTGATCTTCCTCTTTGGGGCGACCGCCTTTTTCCTCCTCCCCGCGTTAGGGATAGGGCTCTTCATCTCGACCATCTCCGCAACCCAGCAGGAGGCGATGATGAGCACGTTCCTATTCTTGTTCCCCGCTATGATGCTCTCCGGATTCGTCTTTCCGATAGAATCGATGCCGTGGATTATCCGGGTCTTGACCTACCTTAACCCCCTGAGATACATGATGACGATCTTGAGGGGGATTTTTCTCAAAGGGACGGGGCCGGCCGAACACATGTTTGACCTCCTCGGGCTTCTCCTTCTGGGAATCCTGGTCATCGGCCTGAGCTCCGTCAGGTTCACGAAGAGGATGAAATAG
- a CDS encoding ABC transporter permease: MRIRRIRAVVRKEWLQILRDRRSLFLALGIPMIMIVMFGWALKMDVTYIKTVVYDQDRSVISRDFISKFSNIRYFDIVDYVYDYDDVVRLMDLGKIKAAIVIPEEFAEDIKAGRGSDVQLIADGTDPLTAQVLAGYVSAITSRYSQEYVLEGLSKAGLSITEPFLDVSIRVWFNPELESKNFIIPGFIAVIMMIIAGLLTSLTFAREWERGTMEQLVSTPIKVPELVFGKLIPYVELGIIDFLLITVVGTLVFRVPLKGNILLLFLLTLIFLVGAMSLGMLISIVAKKQVLASQMAILATFLPSFLLSGFVFPIPNMPVVLRAITYGVTARYFVTILKGIFLKGIGLSILWIQGLLLIVFSSVVLILAMRKFKKEL, translated from the coding sequence ATAAGAATAAGACGCATAAGGGCTGTGGTGAGAAAGGAATGGCTGCAGATATTGAGGGACAGGAGGAGCCTCTTTCTAGCGCTGGGGATCCCCATGATCATGATTGTCATGTTCGGCTGGGCGTTAAAAATGGACGTCACCTACATCAAGACCGTCGTCTATGATCAGGACCGGAGCGTCATAAGCCGCGATTTCATCTCAAAGTTCTCAAACATCCGCTATTTCGATATCGTGGACTACGTCTACGACTACGATGACGTGGTTCGGCTGATGGACTTGGGGAAGATCAAGGCGGCGATCGTGATCCCGGAGGAATTTGCAGAAGACATCAAGGCGGGGCGGGGAAGCGACGTTCAGCTCATCGCCGACGGCACCGACCCCCTGACGGCCCAGGTCCTGGCGGGCTACGTATCCGCCATAACGAGCCGATACTCCCAGGAATACGTCCTTGAGGGGCTGTCCAAGGCGGGCCTCAGCATCACGGAGCCCTTTCTGGACGTATCGATCAGGGTCTGGTTCAACCCGGAGCTTGAGAGCAAGAACTTCATCATCCCAGGGTTCATAGCGGTGATAATGATGATAATAGCGGGGCTGTTGACCTCGCTGACCTTCGCCCGGGAGTGGGAGCGGGGGACGATGGAGCAGCTGGTCTCCACCCCGATAAAGGTCCCGGAGCTCGTTTTCGGAAAGCTGATCCCCTACGTGGAGCTCGGTATCATCGATTTTCTCCTTATAACGGTTGTCGGCACCCTGGTCTTCCGGGTGCCGTTAAAGGGGAACATCCTCCTCCTATTTCTCCTGACGCTGATATTCCTGGTAGGGGCGATGTCTCTCGGGATGCTGATTTCGATCGTGGCGAAAAAGCAGGTGCTGGCAAGCCAGATGGCGATCTTGGCCACCTTTCTCCCCTCGTTTCTCCTCTCCGGCTTTGTGTTTCCGATCCCGAATATGCCGGTTGTCTTGAGGGCGATCACCTACGGAGTCACCGCCCGGTATTTCGTTACAATCTTGAAGGGGATATTTTTGAAGGGGATCGGGCTTTCAATCCTCTGGATTCAGGGATTGCTTCTGATAGTCTTCAGCAGCGTGGTTCTGATCCTGGCGATGAGAAAATTCAAGAAGGAGCTTTAA